From Apium graveolens cultivar Ventura chromosome 9, ASM990537v1, whole genome shotgun sequence, the proteins below share one genomic window:
- the LOC141682777 gene encoding inactive protein kinase SELMODRAFT_444075-like produces MILQLHDVYNPKKINLKIKLVSGAPSGSVAEEAKRTRNSWVVLDKHLRQEEKLCMGELQCNNVSVKRSRPKVLRMNLVGLPNMET; encoded by the exons ATGATACTTCAGCTCCATGATGTATATAATCCTAAAAAG ATAAATTTGAAGATAAAACTTGTCTCTGGAGCCCCATCTGGATCAGTAGCTGAGGAAGCTAAGAGGACTAGAAATAGTTGGGTTGTTCTGGATAA GCATCTCAGACAAGAGGAGAAACTTTGCATGGGAGAACTACAGTGCAACAACGTCTCAGTAAAGAGATCACGTCCTAAAGTTCTCCGTATGAATCTGGTTGGATTACCTAACATGGAAACATAG